A genomic window from Accipiter gentilis chromosome 1, bAccGen1.1, whole genome shotgun sequence includes:
- the SRM gene encoding spermidine synthase: MERGAAALIREGWFRETCRLWPGQAMSLQVEELLHHQRSRYQEILVFRSTTYGNVLVLDGVIQCTERDEFSYQEMIANLPLCSHPDPRKVLIIGGGDGGVLREVVKHPTVESVVQCEIDEDVIQVSKKYLPGMAVGYSSAKLTLHVGDGFEFMKQNQEAFDVIITDSSDPMGPAESLFKESYYQLMKTALREDGILCCQGECQWLHLDLIKEMRQFCKSLFPVVEYAYCTIPTYPSGQIGFMLCSKNPNTNFREPVQQLSQQQVEERSLKYYNSDIHRAAFILPEFARKALSDV, from the exons atgGAGCGAGGCGCGGCGGCGCTGATCCGTGAGGGCTGGTTCCGTGAAACGTGCCGGCTGTGGCCGGGGCAGGCCATGTCGCTGCAGGTGGAGGAGCTCCTGCACCACCAGCGCTCCCGCTACCAGGAGATACTCGTCTTCCGCAG CACCACCTACGGCAACGTCCTGGTCCTGGACGGGGTGATCCAGTGCACGGAGCGGGACGAGTTCTCCTACCAGGAAATGATCGCCAACCTGCCCCTCTGCAGCCACCCCGACCCCCGCAAG gtGCTGATCATCGGTGGCGGCGACGGGGGAGTGCTGCGAGAGGTGGTGAAACATCCAACCGTGGAGTCCGTGGTGCAGTGCGAAATCGATGAG GATGTGATCCAGGTATCTAAGAAATACCTCCCAGGGATGGCAGTGGGATATTCCAGCGCTAAGCTGACCTTGCATGTGGGAGATGGTTTCGAGTTCATGAAACAAAATCAAGAAGCCTTTGATGTGATTATCACGGACTCGTCTGACCCCATGG GTCCTGCAGAAAGCTTATTCAAAGAATCTTACTACCAGCTGATGAAGACAGCCCTGCGAGAAGATGGGATTCTTTGCTGCCAAG GTGAGTGCCAGTGGCTGCACCTGGATCTCATTAAGGAGATGCGTCAGTTCTGCAAGTCTCTGTTCCCTGTTGTGGAATACGCCTATTGCACCATCCCCACATATCCCAGCGGGCAGATTGGCTTCATGCTCTGCAGCAAGAACCCA AACACAAATTTCCGAGAGCCTGTACAGCAGCTCTCACAGCAACAAGTAGAGGAGAGGAGTCTGAAATACTACAACTCTGACATTCATCGGGCAGCTTTCATTCTGCCAGAGTTTGCACGGAAG GCCCTGAGCGATGTGTGA